The sequence below is a genomic window from Monodelphis domestica isolate mMonDom1 chromosome 2, mMonDom1.pri, whole genome shotgun sequence.
AATATTCAGCATTACTTGAATAACAAATACCCCTGCATACAAATTGCTGGTACATATAAATAACTAGTTCAAACCTGGATATGTTTTCTAAAGAGCTCAGAGAACGCAAAGGTTTTTCCTGAACCACTGTGTGTGCTCTAAATGTTACTACATTCCTGGCTATTTAATATTGGCAAGAAGAATTGTTAGAACCAAAACAACAAAGCTGTTgcttttaatttatattacaGAATACATTTttccagagaaacaaaattataaatagtaGAAGTTTCTGGGTCTGTCCACAATAACCTATTTAACCATGTATtgtattactaaaaaaaaaaatactaataggACTGCAACAAAATTGCTGGTAATGGGTAGTACCCTGAGCTAATCAAGCTACCTTACAAATAAAACTGATTTTGTAGACTAGATTAAGAATCTATTCACCATTTTAAACATTGTTTCAGTGGAAAAATGTGATGATCTACATACATAGGATTTTTTGGTATGCCAACACATTTTAAAGCTGAAAATTGTTTAATCTAAAATACAAAGTTATATGTTATCCTGCTATGCCCCAAATCCATCAAAATATTGGCTTGAGAGCtcaaaaatactaaaataatttgccatttttctAGAACACTTgttcaaaagcaaaattatttgGGTTTCTCAAAACTGACCTCCAAAAGCCAATATACAGTTTAAAATTTAGCAGCATTATCTGTAATATCATGAATTAAGAAATTCTGAAAAGCCAAATTGAATATGCCTCAACTGAAATGCCTAATTACTCTTGCAAAGAATGTTATTCGTTACATATCATAAAATCTTCTATGAAAATCCTACATTTCATTTTAAGaacaatgaaaatatgaattCCTTTTAAGTTTTTCTACCAAAAATACTACTTTCAAAATCATTATTACATAAACTACTTAAAAATACTGAAACATACTCCtgagaaataaattaaatgacagctaaaagaaattattttataaaaattctaaggTTCATATGAAAAGTCAGCTTGTTCCTCTACTTCCAATGGTGGCCTTTTGATATTCAAATGTTATTTCCAGGTAGCTGCCTGGGGAAAATACTTATTTACCTGAATTTTAAAAGTAAGTATTATAGGAAATAATGAATTGTCTAGGCATTTTTATTATCTGCCAGAAAAGATAAGCATTAAACATTGGCCTAACTACACACTCACATATTATGTAATGCCAAAAATACAGACACAAAAGTTCAAATATCTCTATATATAGTTATGTTGATAGTGTACCATGTTAAACCATTCTAGTGGATTAAAATGACtataaaattttctccctcttgaaacactctctctctctctttatctctctctcactcactcatgCAAGCTCCTGCGCGATTTCACTGATGGAGAGAAGTTCTAGGTGGTTTGTAACCCCTTACACAACTTAGTAGGCAAGTCTTTGAGAACTTCAATAACTAGATACTCATTATCTTGGCGATGTTCCCCAAACTTAGTTTAGCTTCTCCTCAGATATCAGAAATACATTCTTTGTGCTTCTACTGGAAATCTTTCCATTTAACAGAACCTCCTAGACTTATACTTTACTGGCATAGTTCTCAAGAAAGCCAGTACTCACCTCTACACAAGGTCCTAGAGAAGGATATGATATCTTTGAAGGTTTTAAGGAACTAGAAACCACCCAGAGTCATCACTATTTCTTGCTATTACTAAATCCTATTAAgactaaaaagcaaaaataagtttAAGTTCAAAGTGGTCTGATTTATTTTCCTCTAAGAgatgaaaaatgttttcctaattATCTGTCTAAAATAGCTTTAATTTGGTCTGAGCAGATTAAAAATTTGCCCTGCTTGGGCAAATACatactaacagagaaagaaaagcctcaaatttgaacatttttaaaggaaaaagtaaaattgattttttaaaaaaggaatctaTTCCCTCCCataaaaaaataagcattaaTATGTCCTTTGTCTGAAAATATTcaattagaataaaacataaacaatTAACTTGCATGACTAATATATACATTTCAAATTTTTAAACTGGTCCCACTAACtggtttgtattttatatttagcaGCAAAACATTTACTTAAAACAAAccccagaatattttttttaagattaggaatttcaaaaattttaaagtatacatTTAAACtgtaacccagaaaaaaaatataacttgGGATGACAGATTCCATTCTAATGTATAACTATATTCTAGGCATACAATGccatatgtatattattttttaaatccactACAGTGAAGGTTCAAAATGATTGTTGTATGTAATGAACATCCTTAAGCAAAATAGCAAAAAccttacaaattcaaaaataagcCTTGTAAAATACAATTATTATTCTCAAAACTGGGAAAAACTCCTAGCTGATTaagtttcaaataaaattatctgAGATTTGATGTCAGAATAACAACTCTGTACACACAATCTGTAAACATTATGGGCTCAGATGGTTAAATATGCATGTCATTAATGATTACTGAGGACGGGTAGCAAATGGTTAGTTTCAGTGCAATAATACAAATGAATTAAAGTTGTTATCAAGTCAGatacaacaatttttaaaaattaattacaatTCCAAAGTATAAAGTGATTctataaagattttaaaacagtTTAAAAGAAAAGGTTCTGCAGCAGTTGATGAATTCTCCTCTTTTACACTATTCTCTAGTAAAAGCTTTCTTTTGATTAGCCTTCACAATATCATCAGGGGATGCGGATTTGAAGTCAAATGGTGTTATTACTTTGAGAGGACCTATTTCTTTGTCCTTGACTTCTTGAACTTGTCTACTGTAAAGAAAAGTCTTATAGAGGTCAAAGGTGTGTCTCTTGCAGGTTTTCGGCGGATATCGAAGACACAGTGTTGAAGCAAAAGCTGACGGTCTAGCAGCAAGGGCCTTTgtccaagaaagagagaaagctggttttctagtaataaagcctttcttgtttttcttattctctttggaGAAATTGGAATTTTTCACTAGCTTAGAACTTGGAACTTTAACTCCTGGTATTAAGATATTTGACTGGTTTTCTATAGGCTTTGGAAAGCTCTCTGGGGTTTTTATAAGGACACTTAGATCAATATTTGAATCTACTGAAGATGACTTTATTTCAGGTACATTCAACATAGAGGAATCTTTTATAATTTGAGATTTATCTACTTCATTAATAGATTCTGCAATTAAATCAGAAAGTGACAAATTTTCAAGGTCTCTAGTAGGAGAAGCCTTAGAAAATGCTAAGGATGACAGAGATCCTGTTAATTCTGGTATTCCAGTCTGATACTGAGTTATTTGTGACAATGGTGTGGATCCCAAATTCATATCTGAAAAACTGGCAGAAGACTGGTTACAAAgatcagataaagaaaaatattggtttggattattttctttatgttcCTGAAAAAGTTCAGTGAGAGATGGATTTTCACATTTGGAAAAATGTACCCAGTCCTTTTCTAAATTATGTTTCTTGGAACACTGTCGAGCTGAAAGGACACTTCCAAATAATTCTGCCTTTTTATTCTGAATGTGACTTCTATTGTTATCAAGGGTCATGTTTTCTAATGTATTAGTTAAGTAAAAAGAATTGCCAATACTTTCCAAGTTGTTCTGTATTGGAATGTTTTGTAAACTACTTCCAAAAGACAAAGAATTGTCAAATCTTTTTGTCTGCAttactggtttcaaatctggtcctcCCTTGTACTTGGAATCGTCCAAGGAGAGAGACTCAGATGAATCAGGCTCCAATAATTTACCATCTACACTATCTGAAATGAGACTTTCAAGGTCACTTTTAGATGAAAATTTAACTGCTGGCTGACTATTATGAGATTCGTAAAATGAATCATGTGGCATATCATTAATTAGGTTAGCTAATGACAGCTCTTTTGATGACTTACATGATTCTAGTTTCTTATCACTGTGAGGCCtgtcaagtttcttttttttatgtagTAAATGGTGACTCAATATAACTGAAGAATTACAAGATAATCCATCTTTAGGTACTGAGTCACAAAACTCAAAAGGGGTTCTACTGCACCCTGAGTGATTCACTGATGAAGGAAAAAAGCTTTGAACATTATCAGTCGGTACTTCAGATGAACAAAATAAGACTCCTTACCTTACAATAGCCAATAATTTTCAGGTAAATGGTTCCAGAAAAAAAAGTCCCACATATGGAGAAGACAGTCACAGCaaccaaaagaaaacatgaaatgaggcatttaattattaaatgtttctttaaAGAAATGAGACATGAATAAAGAGGGTCATGGTCATTATTTAAGGAATATTCTGAAGGACACTTTCCAAGACATTTTATAACTTCCTTTTGcaaatgaaaattttaacaaTTCAAAAGCATAGCTAACAAATATGGCTTACTTCAAAAGctattttatataaatactttttttttaatttttaaatttatcttattCAAGAGCTCAGATATGTTAC
It includes:
- the HBS1L gene encoding HBS1-like protein isoform X3; the encoded protein is MARHRNVRGYNYDEDFEDDDLYGQSVEDDYCISPSTAAQFIYSRRDKPPSFVEPVEEYDYEDTKESANSVSNHQLSGIDQARLYSCLDHMREVLGNDVSDQKLIEAVLQNKFDVQKALAMVLDQDKKQATSEDAVSIGKATKGVLFCSSEVPTDNVQSFFPSSVNHSGCSRTPFEFCDSVPKDGLSCNSSVILSHHLLHKKKKLDRPHSDKKLESCKSSKELSLANLINDMPHDSFYESHNSQPAVKFSSKSDLESLISDSVDGKLLEPDSSESLSLDDSKYKGGPDLKPVMQTKRFDNSLSFGSSLQNIPIQNNLESIGNSFYLTNTLENMTLDNNRSHIQNKKAELFGSVLSARQCSKKHNLEKDWVHFSKCENPSLTELFQEHKENNPNQYFSLSDLCNQSSASFSDMNLGSTPLSQITQYQTGIPELTGSLSSLAFSKASPTRDLENLSLSDLIAESINEVDKSQIIKDSSMLNVPEIKSSSVDSNIDLSVLIKTPESFPKPIENQSNILIPGVKVPSSKLVKNSNFSKENKKNKKGFITRKPAFSLSWTKALAARPSAFASTLCLRYPPKTCKRHTFDLYKTFLYSRQVQEVKDKEIGPLKVITPFDFKSASPDDIVKANQKKAFTRE